From one Acidobacteriota bacterium genomic stretch:
- a CDS encoding RHS repeat-associated core domain-containing protein → MVQSKKNPDFGYFAYAFGFSYDTNGAISKLRLGNGRWETYSYNNRQQVEKIGLGTTDSTENIDILKLEFGYGKWESGTLNTDKNNGSMAQQKITVPTVGGTSGFTADQQYFYDGLNRLESAKETISSTETWKQTFTFDRYGNRRIDAANTTAPANCTSAICNPTFSTATNRISSSGYTYDADGNLTQNAAGERFGYDQENRQKEFYVNGNNGTTPDATYSYDGEGRRVKKISSTETTVFVYDGASRLLAEYSTALAETQQVSYLTTDHLGSPRLITNENGAVTKRQDFAAFGDETLTAQRAGGLGYTSTDELRQDYTGYQKDNESGLEYAQARYYNTAHGRFTSVDPLTASATIRDPQSFNRYSYVLNSPHKFTDPLGLLPLTSAGACGSWCANSYSGPGGGGAIDSIVWGGFSLFCGWCVNVDSWALRIPGTVLAWGSSATATTNLLLSDPKIRLSKIEVFVNGNPHTGDAPDSTVNIADYETEEKRTIEIPSFRGNKTILIRATFCSRRRWRDARGVQCFWRRSPESVESRVARRNHPGRPGRSVWPKMGLGGYSPFR, encoded by the coding sequence ATGGTGCAGAGCAAAAAGAACCCGGACTTCGGGTACTTTGCCTATGCCTTCGGATTCAGCTACGACACGAACGGCGCGATCAGCAAGTTGCGTCTCGGGAACGGCCGCTGGGAAACCTATTCCTACAACAACCGCCAACAGGTCGAGAAGATCGGGCTCGGCACGACCGATTCGACCGAGAACATTGACATTCTGAAACTTGAATTCGGATACGGCAAATGGGAAAGCGGAACGCTCAACACGGACAAGAACAATGGCTCGATGGCGCAGCAGAAGATCACGGTCCCGACGGTCGGGGGCACGTCGGGCTTTACCGCCGACCAGCAGTATTTCTACGACGGACTGAACCGGCTTGAATCGGCAAAAGAGACGATCTCGAGCACGGAAACCTGGAAGCAGACTTTCACATTCGATCGGTACGGCAACAGACGGATCGACGCCGCGAACACCACGGCCCCGGCAAATTGCACTTCGGCCATCTGCAATCCGACATTCTCGACCGCGACGAACCGCATCTCGTCGAGCGGGTATACATACGATGCCGACGGAAATCTGACGCAGAACGCCGCCGGCGAAAGGTTCGGCTACGATCAGGAAAACCGACAGAAAGAGTTTTACGTCAACGGCAACAACGGAACGACGCCCGACGCGACTTATTCTTACGACGGCGAGGGCCGCCGCGTGAAGAAGATCTCATCGACCGAGACGACCGTTTTCGTCTATGATGGAGCATCAAGGCTTCTCGCCGAGTATTCGACGGCGCTGGCCGAGACGCAGCAGGTAAGCTATTTGACAACCGATCACTTGGGAAGCCCGCGCCTGATCACGAACGAGAACGGCGCGGTCACGAAGCGGCAGGACTTCGCTGCGTTCGGCGACGAGACGCTCACCGCCCAGCGGGCGGGCGGCCTCGGGTACACGAGCACGGACGAACTGCGGCAGGATTACACCGGCTATCAGAAAGACAACGAATCGGGCCTCGAATACGCGCAGGCAAGATACTACAACACCGCCCACGGCCGGTTCACGTCGGTCGATCCCCTGACCGCCAGCGCGACGATCCGCGACCCGCAGTCGTTCAACCGCTATTCCTACGTTCTCAATTCCCCGCACAAATTCACCGACCCGCTCGGCCTGCTTCCGCTGACATCAGCCGGGGCATGCGGAAGCTGGTGCGCAAACAGTTATTCGGGACCGGGGGGAGGAGGCGCGATTGACAGCATCGTTTGGGGCGGTTTTTCATTGTTCTGTGGATGGTGCGTAAACGTTGACAGTTGGGCTTTGCGGATCCCAGGGACAGTGCTTGCTTGGGGATCTTCCGCAACGGCGACTACGAATTTGCTTCTTAGCGATCCGAAGATTCGTTTGAGCAAAATAGAGGTTTTTGTCAATGGCAATCCCCATACCGGTGACGCACCGGATTCTACTGTCAATATCGCTGACTACGAAACGGAAGAGAAGAGAACTATAGAGATTCCTTCGTTTAGAGGCAACAAGACCATTCTCATCCGCGCAACTTTTTGTAGTCGACGGCGATGGAGAGATGCTCGCGGAGTCCAATGTTTCTGGCGTCGAAGTCCGGAATCTGTCGAGAGTCGAGTCGCTAGGCGTAACCACCCCGGAAGGCCCGGGCGCTCCGTCTGGCCGAAGATGGGACTTGGTGGATACAGTCCTTTTAGGTAA